Below is a window of Ananas comosus cultivar F153 linkage group 9, ASM154086v1, whole genome shotgun sequence DNA.
GGGGTCCATGTCCGACACACGCACGTCGTCGCCGAGCCACTTGCGCAGGTACTCGGCCCCGCGGTTGAGCTCGATGATGCGGCGCAGGGTCCGGGCCTGGACCGCGCCCGCGTTCTCGGCCACCCCCTCGAACCACTCCACTATGTCACCATCCATGctgttgtcgtcgtcgtcgtcgtcgtcgacgacgATCGGGTGGGGAAGCCGCCTGCCTCCCCCTCCTTCCCCAGCCTCCGCTGCCTCTTGGAGAATGGTCATGGAGAGCCGTGCAAGGATCGTTGGTTTCTAGTCGCTCTCACAAGACCACACTTTTTGAAACCGCTCGGAGGTAGATGCGCTCCCACTACATCGGTTTTGTTTAATTTGCTTCGGCTGCAGAGTGTGTAAAATATGTGCGTCGATAGCTACATATATGGAGAGacctagagagagggagggagacaGAGCCGAAGAGCTGGTTGATTAATAAGatcgatagtaaataaatagtTAATGAATTCATAGAGTTGGTTGATTAATAAGATCGATcgtaaacaaataattaatgaatTCATAGGGACGTaataacactatatatatatatatatatatatatatataaaggttgGGAAAGTTTGTTGTGGGCTCTTCTGCTGTAATCTTTGTCCTCCTCGGATAAAATGTTTGGCGGGCGAGAGAAAGAGGACCAGTCGCGCACACACACGCATCGTAGTTGTTTCCGCCCAGACCCTTTTACTTTTCTACCGGGCGTGTTTCTCGTTGCAAGGCTCTCAGTCCCTCCCTCTCGCTCTCGGGACAGTACGGCGGAACGGAGACCGCAAAAAACATCTTGTCTAATTGCATGCAGGGAGATGGGCACATACAGGGGTCTTAATAGTccgcttagagagagagagagagagagagagagagagagagagagagagagatggacaAGTGTTGGGTTTGGGACCTAAAGAGGAGCCATACGGCCACAGTCAGAAGAGAAGAGCCAAGGCAAAGGGACGATGTTGATTACAGCTAGGCAGGATCCGGTGTACGCCTATTTTGTCGCCTTTGTACGCTGCGATTCTGAATCTCTCCGAATAAGAATATCTTTAATTTCGTTTTATTAGGAAGAAAACTAAGTATCCTTGCGTTTCAAAATACATGCCATTCCATTCCCATTATATGCGAGCTAATTGGAAGTATTTGGAAAAGTTTAATTGTATTAATCTTCCAGGCGCCTGAGTTaccattttattttgttttctttactaTTCTTTGCAAGCAACAAGCTTCACGTTTTGTGATTAATAATAAAAGGTTAAAAGatataaaatgataataatggtaataataacaacaaaacaaaattcTAAGCCCAAACAGTTTGACAGCCCGGTGGGCCAGACAGTTGGGCAGAGCCCGGTAGGCCAAAAAGGTCAACTGATCAGTGTAATGTTCCTCTAGTGGGCCAGAAACTGGGCTATTCGAGCTGCTCAAGGCACAGGTAGTTAGGCCTACTACTCCTTGCAAATTCACGGCCACATCGATTCACACGTTGGCccaggggtgtaatgtgggctaTACTGGGACACCTTGGCCCAGGGGTATAATGTGGGCTATACTGGGCCAGCACAGCCAACATTTGTCAGGGCGAAACGGGTTAGGAGGTCGGCCCAGACCGGCACGATTTTTTGTCCGGGCCTGGCCTTGCCGGGCCAGAGCTAACAATCCTCCGGCCCGAAAGTCATGGGCCATGCCGGGTCCGGATGTGCTCTGGGTcgctcaaattttttatttttcttaattttaaaaaatatgtaaaattttaaaaataaaaataaaaaattacttctATTTAAATtgctaatttgataaaaaaaaaactaaaatgtataaagataataataaaataataaatttttaaatttttataaaaaatatataaattactattttattaattttttttttaaaaaaagaagaagttttggtccaatggaccaaaattgtttgacccattggaccaaaaaccgCTCCTCTCTAGGTCTACCACTGCAGATTTTGGGAGGAGTTCTCCAAGGAAGAACGGAAGCTTGGACCCCAAGGCCCAAGAAAGGAGAGCTCCTAGGGAGAGCTGGAGCTCGGACCCTAAGGCCCAAGGAAGCATTGGACCTTTGGGTTCATGCCGTACTGCCCCAGATGAGACGGTCCAGGCGGACCGGGCCGTGTCGGGCCGGGAGCCCTCTTTTTGGCAGGCACCGACCAGGCCCTTTACGGGCCGCGTGTTACTAGGCCGTTGGGCCCAAAGAAAGGCCCAGAACGACCCGAAAGTTCGGGATGTGCCGAGCTAAGCTGTGCGAGGCCGGCCGGCCCACGATTTACATCCCTGCGTTGGCCTCACGTCAGTCGCTCAACTTAACAAACTGTACTGAATCACGGTTACACCGAGCACTGCCCGACCCCCGCGTCCACCTCATCGTCATCCTCTGCGGAGCGGAagtgcctctctctctctctctctctctctctctctggtctCTGCTGCTCTCTGATAGAGCGAGGCCGAAGCAGGGATTAGGAGGATAAAATAGCTTGGAGCTTTCGTGAGTGGGAATGCGAGTCAGACGACACCGTTGATATTGATCGCTTCCTTTCCCTCggttaatttaattaattaattaattaattaacatatattTATCTCCACCGATTCCCTTCCCATGGCTTCGTCGCTTCGCGCCTTCGTCATCACTTGCAATCAGCTCCCGCTCTCACGAGGTCCCAGGGGAAGGCCATCTCCTCTCCTTCCGGCCATCGTTCCTCCTCCCGCTCCGCCGCGGAAGAGGGCGAGGGTCCCACGCTCTGGAGTCCGCGCCGCGGCCTCTCCGCACCATTGTCCCAATGCTCGGTCGCAGGTGAGCCGGATCTCCCTTCTCTTTCCGAGGGTAAGAAGTTTTTGACTAGACGCTTTTACCTGCTGCTTTGATGCGAGAATTCTTTGCCTATAACGATATGCCGCATTTGTGTATATATGATGTTCGGAGTTATTTTGGTAGAATCAGGAGCAAAGATCCGAGCAATTTAGTATACTACGGGAATGAATTAACTGAACTGAAAGCCGAAAATCGGGGCAAACTTAATTCCATGGTCAAATTCAGTCAGTCAGTTTAGCCCAAAATTTATCTAGTTCTCAACGTGTTTGACTCGATAACctgatttgttttgttttgttttttcgtTTTGAATGCCCCGCTGAAAGGATTTGTTAATGTCGTGACAAATATGAAAATTCATGATTCCACTAACATGCATGCATTCTTAGCAGAAGGAATGAAAATCCCACACTAGtgtgttatttttctttttccttgatCAAACGACAGAATTTTTACCTTTATATTAATAGGAGCTTTTGAATCTACTGCACCACGGTCTGAGGAGGAGATTTGACAGTGCAGTTGCTGCCATTCTTATAGTTGCTCAAATTTCTCTTCCGCTGCCGTTTGCCAATTGGAACCCATGGTTAATTCCTTCTGCAAACGCGGTTCTCTATTCGCCCGAGACAAAAATTCCCAGAACTGGAGAACTTGCTTTGAGGAGAGCAATTCCTGCCAATGCAAACATGAAGGCTATACAGGTAAACATCTTGCTAGCTGTCTTGATATGTGGTTGAGAACCGCTGCTTATATAGGCTCTCTTTCACTTGACCGCACTGCAGGATTCTCTGGAAGACATTTCATACTTGTTAAGAATACCGCAGAGAAAGCCTTATGGTTCGATGGAAGGCGACGTGAAGAAAGCTTTGAAGGTCAATTGGTTCCATACTCCCTTCCttgtttttttaaagaaaaagaaaagaaactcgATCTGGTCAGTACAAGTTGTTTTCCAATGCTTGGTTCTCCTATCTTGCCAACTCTATGTTTTCTCACTATGTAAAACAAGTATTTGGATTAAGTGCATATTCTTGACATTAGAAAACTGTGCAGTTAACCATCTTTGAAGCTTAGTTTGCCTTATCTTTGAATTGGTTACGGTGGTAACTTGTATTTTCTGAAGTTCAGACATGCCATATTACTCTGACAGCAATGTATTTCTGAAGCATTGAACTTCTATTTGGGTTTCCTCTCTCATACAGAttgcggcggaggagaaggaaTCAATCTTGGGAAGCATACCAGAACAACTCAGGGAAAAGGGTTCTGTGCTATATGCTTCTCTACTGAATGGAAAGGTACTAGGTTTCTTCGTAGTAATCATTAGTTTGAGGTCAATATGGTGGATTACCTCTTGTTTTCACATTCATATCACTGCTACTTACACAGTGAGCTCTCAAATAATGATAGCACTCATTGTattccatcattttttttattcaaatgtCATTTTAGGACATATTCTGCTGCTTTCGTAGGATCTAtagtaaaaaagtaaaattgggAAAACTAGTAGAAAataatgaaacaaaaataatattcttgACCTGCATGCCTGATCATTTAGCTCCCCTGTAGCAATCTGCTTATTATTTGCATGATCAGTCAAACTTTATACACAATTATGTGGTTGGCCATACAGAATGCATGGGGTCAAGATATTCAAATCCAGGGCTTATGGTAAAGTACAACCTCATAGAGACGTAATGCTATAGCAGGAATTGGACCTAAATAACTGGCTTCttaacataatttttcttctggttatatgaaaattttcagtTGTACTCACTGATCCATTTAACATGAATGATAAATCACCGCTAAGTGCTTTAGTGGACTGTCATAGGCTAAAGTTACCAGCGTGAAGTGGTGCAAACGATTCTCTCTACTCACACATACCAACACATACcaacacacacaaacacaacCTTTTACGTGAGCTTCATCTAAATTATAATTTCCTTCATTTGCATTACATTAATTTTGGACCTTGaatatcatttttaattttttcaggGGGGACTACAAAACCTTTTAGAGGCTATAAAGGAAAAGGACCCAGATAAGGTATCCATTGGCCTTGCTTCGTCTCTTAACACTGTTGCTGAACTGGAGCTGTTGCAGGTAAAATTTGTGCATATCTATTTGTAAGA
It encodes the following:
- the LOC109715277 gene encoding peptidyl-prolyl cis-trans isomerase CYP37, chloroplastic; protein product: MASSLRAFVITCNQLPLSRGPRGRPSPLLPAIVPPPAPPRKRARVPRSGVRAAASPHHCPNARSQELLNLLHHGLRRRFDSAVAAILIVAQISLPLPFANWNPWLIPSANAVLYSPETKIPRTGELALRRAIPANANMKAIQDSLEDISYLLRIPQRKPYGSMEGDVKKALKIAAEEKESILGSIPEQLREKGSVLYASLLNGKGGLQNLLEAIKEKDPDKVSIGLASSLNTVAELELLQAPGLSFLLPEQYLKYPRLTGRAVVEVTIERGDGSTFFPSAGGEPKSFASIQVVLDGYSAPLTAGNFAKLVTDGAYDGVRLKYANQAVLSDNEIEKYGYSVPLEIMPSGQFEPLYKTTLNVQDGELPVLPLSVYGAVAMAHSMDSDEYSSPSQFFFYLYDKRNAGLGGLSFDEGQFSVFGYTTVGREILPQIKTGDFISSAKLVQGRDRLILPDES